The following proteins come from a genomic window of Lolium rigidum isolate FL_2022 chromosome 5, APGP_CSIRO_Lrig_0.1, whole genome shotgun sequence:
- the LOC124652535 gene encoding WAT1-related protein At4g30420-like gives MEEHKPLAAMVVVQCIYAAMALWAKALFSGGMSPMVFVVYRQAIATLVLVPIATLANRKKLKEMVCIGTTGFALVFVASLVGATTNQYLYYQGLNLGSSSMATAMTNLIPAITFVMATSVGLESVEIRRPRSMAKIFGTAVCVGGAMVMAFYKGPKLLNHSLGAGGLYDVLLHSSAGRNWVIGALLLVGSSSCWSLWLILQVPICKSYVDPLTLSAWMCFLSMGQSALLTSFVVPDLDDWKIHSLFQLMGCIFAGAFGSGVTFYLQSWCITVRGPLYSAMFNPLCTVITTVLATLILHEQPHAGSMLGAIAVVAGLYIVLWGKAGDSKNQRVPADTVDLEKTLARSESQLDASSTITEPLLADGNLTEK, from the exons ATGGAGGAGCACAAGCCGCTGGCGGCCATGGTCGTGGTGCAGTGCATCTACGCTGCCATGGCGCTCTGGGCCAAGGCGCTGTTCAGCGGCGGCATGAGCCCCATGGTGTTCGTCGTCTACAGGCAGGCCATCGCCACCCTTGTCCTCGTCCCCATCGCCACCCTCGCCAACAG GAAGAAGCTAAAGGAGATGGTGTGTATCGGAACGACAGGCTTCGCGCTGGTGTTCGTGGCCTCTCTTGTTGG GGCGACGACGAATCAGTACCTGTACTACCAAGGTCTGAACTTGGGTTCATCTTCCATGGCGACGGCCATGACCAACCTCATACCTGCGATCACCTTCGTCATGGCAACGTCGGTAGG gctagaaagcgtggagatcagaAGACCACGAAGCATGGCCAAGATATTCGGCACCGCCGTCTGCGTCGGGGGCGCCATGGTCATGGCGTTCTACAAGGGTCCCAAGCTGCTAAACCACTCGCTCGGCGCTGGCGGCCTGTACGATGTGCTCCTCCACTCGTCGGCGGGCCGTAACTGGGTGATTGGGGCGCTGCTCCTCGTCGGCAGCAGCTCCTGCTGGTCGCTCTGGCTCATCCTGCAGGTGCCTATCTGCAAGTCGTACGTGGATCCCCTGACGCTGTCGGCTTGGATGTGCTTCCTGTCCATGGGGCAGTCGGCGTTGCTCACCTCCTTCGTGGTGCCGGACCTGGACGACTGGAAGATCCACTCGCTCTTTCAGCTCATGGGCTGCATTTTTGCC GGTGCGTTTGGGTCAGGCGTGACGTTCTACCTCCAGTCGTGGTGCATAACGGTGAGGGGCCCTCTCTACTCGGCCATGTTCAACCCCCTCTGCACCGTCATCACCACCGTGCTCGCCACCCTCATCCTTCACGAACAGCCACACGCCGGAAG TATGTTGGGTGCTATCGCTGTGGTTGCCGGGCTATACATTGTGCTGTGGGGCAAAGCAGGCGACAGCAAGAACCAGCGGGTGCCCGCGGACACCGTAGATCTGGAGAAGACTCTGGCACGGTCGGAGTCGCAGCTCGACGCCTCCAGTACCATCACGGAGCCGCTTCTGGCGGATGGCAACCTTACCGAAAAGTAG